GTAAacaatatacaaaaaataaaccgCACAAAATCACAAAAACTCAATGTTAAACAAGTCATACTTGGTAGCTCATCTTTCACTGATAGGATTATTACATGATTCATACACATCATGGCAACATGATCAGACCAGATGCAGGGAGCCAGTGGGAGCCCGAGACTACGGAGGCTGCTGGGAGACAGCCTGCCAACCTTTGGAGATGCTGGGCCTATGAGCAGATCCAAATTTCTATTCTCGATTAGAAGGTGGGGAAATCAAGTCCAAATGTTATTCCTGTAATCCCTTCCTAAGCCAGTTTTGTTTTCTCCACGTGCCATTTGGTTTCAAGTCCTTCCTCGAGTCCCTTCATGGTCTCACTGCTGATGTTCAGAGCTACCTATGGCCCCGTCCTGGGCCAGGGCAGTTGTCTGACCATCTGCTGCTTCCAGAAGGGTCCCCGGCCCCAGAGGAGTCCAGAGTGCTGTCTCCATTCCCTCCTGACCCAAATGCTGCAGGCAGGGCAGAGACCGGGATGGTTCCTGTCCCAGAGGCTGAGCTTGGCCAAGTTTGGAAGGAACCATAGGAAACCAATCCATTCATTCAAAATGCTTCCACAAACTTCCTTCGAATCCGTGGGGTTACCTACATGTTTAACATCTCTCATCCTAAATCCCGTTCCCGACGAGGGGCTGAGAAGGTGTGGGAATGTACCTCCTCCAGCACAGGGCTGCTTTCTCCCCTGGCCAGACCAGACGGCTCTGATGTCACCACCGGCTCTGATGTCACCACCGAATGACACAGCTCAATTCTGAGGCCTGGATAGCAAGGCTCAGAAGGTGGGTGGAGACCTGAAGGAAGCCGCAGGATGCCACTCCTCAGGACGCCTGTAGGTGGCAGATCTGTTAAAATCTAGATGGGGCACCGAGGAAGGATCCAAATCCAACCCCACCTGCAGCCTCCACATTGGATTCCGCGGTCACATCCTCAAGCGATCCAGAAACGACCTCAGGCTTGGGTGCCACAGCCAAGGTGGGAGGCATCACTCCCCGCTGGCCGTACCATCCAGGGACAAACACAGGCACGGGGAGTCAGGTTACCTGCATGGCAGCCCTGGGACCCAAGGAGGAATCTCAGCCAGAAGCACCCCAGGCACCTGGAGATCTGCCCCCAGCTGAAAGCTCACCTACAAGTGAGGGTGCCTGGGAAAGGTCAACAGGAAGGAAGTGGATGGAGGGCACAGGCCCTCATTTGATACTCATCAGCTTCTGGGGTTTCTCCAAGGGGAAGAAAACCGTTTAAGCGCAAAGGTCCTTTCTTGTTCCTCTTGACCAAGTGGGAGGCAGGCTTTATCGAGAAGACATCGGAACTCCAGGGGCCCAGAGAGCCCAGCGGCTGAGCGACGAGCCCGGGTTCTCTGAGAACCAGCAGTCAGAGCCCCGCAGCAACCCCCGCCCTCGCCAGCCCAGGAGGACGAACTCACTCCCCGCCGAGGTCTGATTCTGATCCAAAATGACCAGTGCTGGTCTGGAGTGTTCCTTCAGGAGGACAGCGTTTAGGTGGAGGCATCACTTGGATCCGAGGAGGAAAGGTGAAGGGGGCTGTGCACAATActtcataaaattaaaagttaatccAGGAGGGATGAGGCGTCTGACCTCTCCTCTGGTGTCAGAGCACTTGGCTCTGAGAGGACCCCTGGCGGGGTCTACAGGGTGCCTCTGTCATTGAAGGGACTAGGGCAGGGATGGGAGGGTGGATAGGGTGATGACATACATCATTATAAATAGCAAACCTAGGGCAATGACATTTCAGAAAAACCCAAATAAACCCACAGTCACCTCTAGCCCCAAGGCATTTTAAAAGGCTACAAGGTAACAAAAAGGAAACCCCTTTTTAACATGGGTCAAATGGGGTGGGGGCGTCAAAGGTAAGAAGGAGGTGAGGCTACATCCTGTGAGCATGAGCGCACAGCACATCCCCCTCCTGAGAACCTTTCAGTGTCACAGGCTGCAGTCTCACTGCTAAAGCCCTCCCGGCCCCCCACTCTGCTCCCACCCCTCCATCAAGCCCAAATACACCCTCTCCCCCTTCCGATCCCCAACCCCACATCTCATTCTCTGGCTGTGGCTGACGGCAGAAGGTCACTACGTCAGGATGTTGGACATGAACTCGTTGAAGCGCTTGGAGTACTGCTCAGGGTTCACAGTCGAGATCTCGGCCCCCGCCTGTAATACAGAGACTGATTCAGGTCCAGCTCCGGGGCCCTCATCAGcaggctgcacctgggacaggccTGGGTGTTCAGGAGCCTCTGGATCAGCACTAGAGCTGAATACAACCCCTTGGACTAGAGAGGTGGCAGCTATGTCTCAGAATTGCCCTGGCCCCCTCCTCTCATTCCCAACCCCAGGGGCGCACCCACTGAAGCCGAGGCAAGTGGTGGGGAGGTAGCAGACAGACTCCTGATCTCTGTGGGAGCCGTTGTTTGGAGAAGAGTAGCTTGAAGTCTGTGGGGAAATGGGCCTCTGGGGCGAAGTGTGGACATGTAAACAAAGCTATTACTGGCAGTCAGCAGGTGCACCACATGCCCAGAGCCCTCGGAAGAGGCACCAGTGGGCTCGGAGTCCCGAGGGCAGAGAACAAAGGGAAAAACAAGTTGGCATATTACCCAGGGGTGGATGTAGACGGCAGAGAGTGAACACCAGGCAACCAGGCAGGCTGCTCTTCCTGTtccctggcctgggaggggggcgggggagtgtctcCTTAAAGCAGGAGGCCTGAGAGTCAGAGGGCCCACCCACTGGGCCTGGCTGGAGACGGAGAACTCACCCCGTGTTTCACTGTTTTGGCTGCATGTGCAGCTTTCTTCTTAGCGTCGTATGGGGTGAGGATATCAATGATGGCCATGAAATAGACCTCCTTCTTGGGGGAACCTGGAGGGGAAACAAGCAAGGAGGAAGGGGTGGGTCCATAAACCTTCAGGCAGGAGATCCAATTCGATCCCTATCATTGTGGATCCGAGAGAAAAAAATGGTTACTGGAATCCTCAGAAGCTTTCAtcgctttttaaaattattattattgattccagagagagttcaggagaaagacaaacatcaatgtgggagagaaataccgatcagctgcctgactgggaatcgaaccctccaccttctggtgtatgagACCAccctccagccaactgagccacactggccaggacctcATAGCTCTTATCTTATTTGGTCTTCACAGCTCCCTGTGGGGTTGACGTGAGAGTATTTATAAAGTTCTGTCCATCCCATGAGTCAGAGAACTATGCCTCAAATATCCAGGACAAGCAGAGAGGATAAGAAAGGCCTAATGGAGAAGAACCCCAGGGCCCAGAAGACAAAGTTACTGGTGATGACTCAGtgtgggagcctggaggcagaaagAGGCCCAAGTCAGCAATTAATTAATGAGGTGGAAACCCAGAGACCCACAGGGACAGCTACACAATGGGCCCAGGTGGGAAGGATGAGAGCCAGCCGTGGGCAGGACAGACACAGGCTCCAACTTACTTTCATGGCTTTTCATGGCATAAACATCAACAGAGGGATCGAATTCCCCAGGACCGAAGAACCGAGGAAAGCTGAGGAGGTTGCCGGGGCTGTCCGGAGGTGTGCCGTAGGAGCAGAGCAGGTTGCCGCTCACCCCGTCATTCTCACACTCCTCGTCCTCTGCCCGctcctccacctccatctcctcctgctCTGCCCGGTCCACATCGTGGATGCCCACCAGCAGACTGTAGTCCATGATCTTCAGCTGGGCCAGGAACTAGGGGAAGGAAGACAGAAGAAGTTATACAGGGCATCTCCGGGGCATCTGGAAAGGGGAGACAAGGTGTTCCTTTCAACTCAACTCTCCAATTTGAAAACACAATAGAGAATGAGACATCAGAGTGGGGAAGACAGCCATTCCACAAGGGCACGGAGCTGCAGGGTCCACGGCAGTGGAGAGAAGGCCTCCCTGGGAAAGGGCTGAGACTGAGCCTGGCGGATGAAGGAGAGTCAGGCAGGCAGCGGCTGTGGAAGGAAAGGCAGAACGGGCACTGCAGGAAGAGGGAACAAGGGAACATGCGTTCTGGGACCAAGAGGCCATGGCCAGTGTGCGGGAAGACATCACGGAATGCTGCACATCATGGCATCTGCACTGTGGAAGAGGCTATGGATGCAACATAGCAGCGTCTTTCAAATCATCAATCTCAATCCATTGAGTCCTAAATCCAATTTAGTGGGCTGAGACtaggacttttaaaattattattaaatattataaagtagaaaaaaggCTCTGGCCAGGTatcttagttggttagagcaggggtcctcaaactacggcccgcgggccacatgcaaatacaaatattgtatttgttcccgttttgttttttcacttcaaaataagatatgtgcagtgtgcataggaatttgttcatagttttttttttaaactatagtccggccctccaacggtctgagggactgtgaactggccccccgtttaaaaagtttgaggacccctgggttagaggaTCATCCTGATACGTcaaggttgtgggcttgctccTCAGGCAGAGTACAATACAAGAAACAACTAATGAATGCACGGATAAGTGGAACACAAATCAGTGCTGCTCGCTCTCActcgctctccctcccctctacCTCCATTCTGCTATCTATaagatggatttaaaaaaaattaaaatatagtgaaAAATAGAGTACATAACATGAAGTAAAGGTAgacagtatttcattgtgtgtatgtatgtgtgcatgtgtgtgtgcatgtgtgcgtgtgtgtgtgtgcgtccaAATCCTCCATGAACCAGCCAGCAGCCACCAGCAGCCACGTGCCAGGCGCTCTACCACGGTCACAAGCTGAGCCCGCAGCACCTGGAAACTGTCGAAGTGACCACTGTGACTGTGGAACGAGGAGGAGAACGAGAAGAGGACCAGAGAGGCTCTGCACCGGCCCAGACAACAGCTGAAAGCACAGGAAGCCCTGACGACAGCGACCAGCAAACTCTCCTCGATGGAGAAAGATGGGGGCACCATTCCAAGCACCCGGACAAAGCCTTCCCCAGGCCGGGACCCCGAAGAGAGAGAGTCCCTGAACCACACCCCTCCCATCCACTTGAGAACATTTATCAAGCAACATGTACGTGAAAACAAATGAACTCTGTAAACTGCCTTTaaggagaaaagcagaaaagggaggagaaagactGAACCAACGGAACATCAGAATAAAggcacaaacagagcagggaacAATTAAGGAAAAGCTCCCCAGCAAAAGAAGTCTATTAAACCCACGTTCAcagcagcattagtcacaatGAAGCAACCCAAGTGTGATGGTTAATATTATGTGTCAACCTGACTGGGCCACGAGGTGCCCAGACAATGATCAGATGTTActctgagtgtgtctgtgaggaGCTTATGGATGAGCTGACATTTGAGTGGGTAAAGTGAGTAAAGGAGATTGCCTTCCCTAAGGGGGGTGGGTCTGAGGCCTGAACAGAACTGAACGGCGGATCCTCCAGCGAGTAAAAGGgaacttcctctgcctgcctctcagcTGGGACACCGTTTCTCCTCTCTTCAGACGTGGACTGAAACATCCGCTCCTCTGGGCCCGAGCCTGCCGGCCTCCAGGCTAAACCAATACCCGCAGCTCTCCTGGGGCCCGACCTGCCAAATGTGGGTGTTGGGACTTGTCGGGCTCtgtaatcatgtgagccaattccttataataaacaTCTTTCATCCGTCAATCAATTTGTCTATCTACTTACACtctactggttctgtttctctggagaatcttCACGTACCGAATGGCCACTGGTGGATAAAGGGGTACAGAATGCACCAGTGCAGTcaggacacacacagtggagaTCCTCAGCCTTCAGAAGGAAGGCCGTTCTGACACATGAATAAAGAGCAAGTACTGCATGAGTCCACATTTACATGAGCTTCTAGGAGTCCATTTCATAGAGCCAGGAAGAATGGTGACTGGGATTagggagaaagggaaatgggaaataatgtttaatgggtacagagttttagtttgggaagaaaaaaaagttctggagatggatggtgatggctgaacaacaatgtgaatgcacttaatggcactgaaatgtacacttaaaaatggttaagccctaaccggtttggctcagtggatagagcatcggcctgcggactgtagggccccaggttcgattctggtcaaggggcatgaaccttggttgtgggcacatccctagcagggagtgtgcaggaggcagctgatcgatgtttctctctcatcaatgtttctaactctctatccctctcccactcctttcctctctctaaaaaatcaataaagtatatatttttaaaaaggttaagatgataaattttatgttacgcatattttaccataataaaaaagtcaaactaagcaactttttaaaagtgtatagGGTTTGGTTTTAATGAGCAGGCTCCCAATTTATTTAAGTAGAGGAGACTGGGTCATCAGGTGGTCCAGATAGCGCAGTCACTATTGAGCACATGTCCTCGGAACTTCGCCACCAGTGCCGTCCTAATCAGGTTACTGGGTAAGTGTAGAGTCAGAGCCAGTAACAGGCGTGGCTGGTGGATCTCACGGGCTGGCTTCCTGTTGCTCCGATGGCTGGCTGCCCCCTCCACTATGGGAACCACCAGAAAGGAATTCTGAAGGAGTTTGAAGGTGTTGGAGCAGATGAGGGAAAGCATTCCACACTAAGTCACCATGGTTCTACTGGCACAAATTGTGTCCCCAAATGGAATGTTCATTTGCACTGGCTTTAGGTGCAAGTAACTACCCACCTGCTTAAATCCCCACTCCTTCTGCCTACACTCTTGGAAAGCAGTGaattcaatttttcttaaagAGGCGCCTGCTCTGGGGACCAGAGACCCTGCTCAACCCGGGTGGGAACGAGTCGCTCAGTACCTCCACGTCCCGTTTCAGCTTCTCCAGGAAGTTCTTCTTACTCTCCTCGCCCACCCGCAGCTTCTGCCCTTCATTGAGGAAGTCGTTGTCTTTAAATGTCGGCAAGTCCTTGGCCTGGGGGGACAGCCGCAGTGTTAGCTGAGCAGCCGATTCATTCACCCCAGGACCCCTGCTGGGGGCCATGGCACAGAAAGGGGAAGGGTCTACCCCGCACAGACGGTCAACCTGCCCAATCAACAGCTCAGCACAGGAGGCTGCAGTCCCAGGCTTCGGGCAGACAGGGATGGCAACTGCGTGGCATCGCCCAACGAGGACCGACCACAGCCTGCCTTCTGCTGGGCCCGGCCTGCCGCAGGATGGACCATGACATGGACACCGCCAGCCCTCCAGGACGATGACGAGCCCAGCAAGGCCCGAGCTAAGAGGCTGGAGACCAAGgcgaggctgggctgaggctgaggctgaggctagGCAGGTGCTTAGAGCTCTGGCAGCCTGCACGTCTGGGAAGTGGACTAGGGGCTGTGATGGAGGAAGGGACAGGATGGCCAATAGGTGATTCGCATTCCAAGCCAACCCATTCTACGCTTGATCAGCACCGGCCCCAGCATACCTTCTCCTTGTCACTCGCTTCTCGGGCAACAGTAGAACCCTGAAAGGATAAGAGGCATCAGAAGTCCAGCCGAGGCAAATTCCATTGAGCGAGAAAACATGCCCCAGTCTTTGGGGAGCGGCAGCAGGTGAACGGAAGGAGGCTGGTTAGAACCCTAGAGGGGCCAGGAGGCAGCAACTGGGTCACAGAGCTCTGACTACGCCCACGTCCTGCTCAGCAAACAGGGCTGTGCCAGGAGTCTCCGTGCCTGCCCTTGAGGAACTTCTTCCAACAGGGGAGACAGGCATTAAGCAGTAGCTACACATGAATTAGTCCATGAACCACAATGGTGCCGAGGGGTCCAGGAGAGGACACAGGATGCTCAGAGCCCGAAgcacagggaggggcctggaTGGGAGAGGGACGGTGGCCAAGGCCTGCTTCGGGAAACAAGCGATACCTGCGCCGAGCTCAGAAGGGTGTGGGAAGTAATGAGATGGGGAAGGTGGAGGTAGACAAAGGGCAGGGAGAGAAATAATTCGGGCAGCCTGCGTGGCACCTCGGGGAGGAGGGAGCACCAACTCTGCAGGGATGGACCAGAAGCCAGTGCCGCTGCAGCAGGGGACAATGGTGCAAGGCAACTGGTGAAGTCAGGAAGTGAGGTGCCAGCACAGCGAGCACGGGTTCGCGGGCAAAGCGTGCTCCCTTCAGTGCCTAGAAAAGCACTTGTGCTGTCAGTCCACGGGGCCTGGGCAGATGCCAGTGTGTGTGCATCTAGAACAGCCTGTCCTGTCCCACTGCCAGGAGTCACAGAgcatcaatctatatatataaaagcctaagcaaccagccgactggccaactggccagtagctacgacgtgcactgaccaccagggggcaggagctcaatgcaggagctgcagtcacttggcagctgcggttcttgggtgatgcacccggaaccagagaggagggagcccgattccggggtgcgtcacccgagaaccaccctctcacaatccgggactcctcgggggatgtcggagggccgattttggccagatccctgccgaccaggccaagggaccccacctctAGTTGTTACATAAACGTGGTACAGTGAGGGCTTAAGTAACCTCCTGTCACTGTCACCTGGACGTCACACAGCCTTTGGCCCACAAGAACTAGACATCATCACCTCCAGAGCTGCCTGTCCATGCCGCATGTGTTCTGGCTTTCCCATTACGTAGCAGTTGGAATCGCGGCCCTTCCGAGCCCCGGGGGgagagcagccacagagctgggaaACGCAGACCCCTTTACCTTGAGGTCATACTTGCGGTGTACAGTGAGCCGATGGCTGAACACGTTCCTGGTGACCACCATGTAGGTTTCCACACCATCCACGGTCAGGCGGTACATGCCCAGGAACTGTGGCAAAAGGGTGTTGCCGTGACACTCCACTATGAACTagaaaggaaggcaggaggcTAAGGAGCGTAGGAAGGTGCCAGGATGGACGGGGCTCTCCCCAGGCTAAAACGCTCCCTGTCTGGGACTCTAAACTGGGTTATGTGAAGTCACGGGGTTCCTCAGACTTACACAGGCAgcagccacccccaccctcaacTGGCATAACAGAGCGGGAGGCTGAGCAAGCAGTGCAGAGCCTGTGGTTTCATATTGCTGGGGTTCCTCTGTAGGAAAACCACTAGTCTAGGCGGCATCTCCCCTGCAGCCTGAAACGGGGAAGCCACAGGGCAGAGCGGGGCTGCAGAGGCCGCTGTGCCTGGCTGTCTGGGAAAACAGAATGCTCCCGACCACACGCTCTCACCCCGGCCCGGCCCCAGGGTTTCCGGCTGTAATTCCCCAGAAACTAGACGTCCCTGTCACCACTTCCCAGGTGCCCCAGAGAGCAGCCAGCTTTCCCCGAAGACGcaggcaggcctggggcaggcactCGGATCATGCCTCCGCACTGCCCGCTTCTCTCATGGACCCGCTCCAGACGGGTGGGGAGGAGGAACGGGAAGAAAAGCAACCCTGCTGGGCCGACGGGACCGCTTTCAGAAGAAATGCGTGTGAAAACTTCCCAACTCTGGCAAGAAGCAgcagagccaaaaccggtttggctcagtggatagagcgtcggcctgcggactgaagggtcccaggttcgattccggtcaagggcatgtacctgggttgcgggcacatccccagtaggaggtgtgtaggaggcagctgattgatgtttctctctcattgatgtttctaactctctatctctctcccttcctctctgtaaaaaatcaataaaatatattaaaaaaaaaaaaaagaagcagcagagatcgaccaaaggacttgaatgcatgcatataagcataaccagtggacacagacaccaggggggggagggcatgagcggTGGGTGGGGGTAgaagggggatgaggacacatacgtaataccttaatcaataaagaaaacaaacaaacaaaaaagaagcagCTGTTCAGCTGGGACAGAGTCAGGAACATGCCTTCGTCCTTCCCTTTAAACTTCTCCTCACAGACATGGGTCCAGGAGGGCCATGTGCCTGGCTGTCAGGAAGCATCTCCATCACCAGAGGACCCGTCTCTCCAAGAAGCTCCCCAGGGCCCGCTCCCTCTCCCAACCCACCCTGCGGTCCAGGCTGGGGACTCACCATACCTGGTGGTACTTCTTTAAGATGTTGTGCATCTCTGCCACATCCTCACTGGAAACCGTCTTGATGACGAAGCGCCGGTCATAGGTGGTGAGGAAGCGCGTGCCGCACCGGCCCTGGCTGTCGCTGTTGATGGGGGCGCTGCGCGTCACTGAGTTCTGAGGGACCGAGACAAAAGCGAGCCGGTCTTGGGAGGGGAGCAGGACTCTGACTCTGAGTCTCCTGTTACGGGCCGTTGCTCTAAGGCCAATGACACGGAGACAGATGGGACCTTACTTGCCCTTTTACTCATGGGAAGGTCATATCTCTCCCAAAAGTCTTCCTCAAGAGTGACGAGAGCTGGTCCCCATCTTTGACTGGGATGGGAAGAGGATTTACTGTGAAATACTTCCTTTCTTCCTGATCCCAGACAGCTACCCCCGACGGTAGGGACCTGGGTTCTAATCCTGCCACTCGCATGTGATGTGACCCATGGAACTTCTCTACGCCTGCGTTTCCTCACCTGGAACACCAGGAGGCAGAGCGAAGTGATTTTCCGGTCTCTTAGGATGACAAAAACAAAGCTCAGGAAATGATGGAGAGGCCTCGCATAAATCAACGATAGGCAGTGGTCTCTCTTCCCTGTGTGTGCCCTGCAGCTAGGAAACCCTTCCCTACGCAGGACAGGACGCGGGTCCCACCTCTGCCCAACACCTCTCCCTTCGCCTCACACTCCTGCTTATCTGCGCAGGGCGGGGCGTTTCTGGTCTGTACCTGCTGCTCCTCGAGGCCCCGTCCCATTAGGCTCAGAGAGCTGTGGGAGCCTCAAGAGGAGTCGGGGAAGGTGAGGCAACCCACGGGGATGTGTTCACCAAGCAGACGCTGGGAAAGGCCTTTGGGAGGCAAGGCAGGGAGGGAATGCCAGGGAAACACAGGTCTGCTCGCAGACACGCCTCCTCTCTCAGCCCTTTTCTCGTCTCTTACCTGGAACCGACTCTTTACCTTCACCTCAAGCCTCCTCATGagaggggagcaccactcaagTCTGGAGTGGTGAGGGGCTCTCTAAACTAGAGGAGCACACCCCAAAACAGGGTGTCCCAGCCCTACGTGACTGAGGGCCTCGCTCTCCCAGCCTGGTCCTCCACCAGGAAGATGGAGAGGCCTCAAGCCCGGTGGGAAGACTAGTGtatccctgcctccttctcaggCAGCGTTTCTGACTCTAAATCACTGGCAGTCCCAGAGGACAGAGTCCCTCATTGAACACCATCCTCCCTGCCCTATTTCACTTGTGAGCACAATCTTTTGCCCACGAGGCTATTAGAGAAAAAATGCAGACACGGAGAGGACGTGGTTAGAtggccaaggggaggggaaggagccaCAGTGGGAGGAAGAGGTCCGAGCAGGTTACCTGGGTTGCAACTATGGCAAGAAGTTTTCAGAAAGTCTCAGGCTCCAATCGGTCATGATTTCCTTTCAGATTTGCTCCTAGCCGAGGGGTCTGGAGGGACCTCCCAGTACTTCTTAGACCTTCCTGCTCGCCCAAGCCCCTGGCATCTCCTCCTCTCACATGCTCTCACCCTCCCCTTCAGGACATATCTTTGCAGGAGGCCTTGCAgcgtggaggagagaggggagggagactcACGCATCTGCTTGTCCTGAACTACGCTGGGGAAGGCGGACTGGGCGTGGGGTGGAGGACTTACAGTGTTTTaaaagactggggcagccattttAGATTTCCCCAGGCTGTACACTCCTTTTCCCCCAGACAATGGAAAGTCAGCTGAACGTCTTACTGCTACAAAAGTGAAGGGGAAGATTCTCCACCAAAGGCTGTCTACCGAGGGAGGAAGGTGCAGGGAAGGTGGTAGGTGGGGAAGTGACAGAAACCACAGACTGTCAGTTACACTCAGATGTCCCTGGTATTGGGATTCATTCCTCCCAAAAGGACCAAGTCCTCCGTGACACGACCACCCCCTGAAGAGGGCAGTTTCCTGCCTCCCAACATCAGGACAGGGGACAAGTTCAGGAGGTGGCACTCCGATCTGGCAAGAGATTACACTGCCCTTAAAGTCTCCCTCTTCTAATGTGTCTTATGAGCTTTAAGAGGCCTCATCTCCCGCTGGCAGCAATTCTCTCTCTGTAAGTCCAATTGTGAAGGAGAAGGCTGCTTCCGTCTCCACTGGGAATGTCAGGCCAACATGAAGCAGCTCTGCAATCCCTCTCCTCCAACAAGAGGGTCCTGAGCCTGTGAGGCATCGCAGGAAGCACGTCTAAGGCCCTCCCCCTCCAAGAGCCACCAGCACGGAAAGAAGACAGCCTGGGCTGGGGCGAAGCATGACCGGGAGGCACAGCCCAGGAACAGTAGACACTTTTGCTCGACTTGTCCTGTGGcttcctggccccaccccactcGCTAA
The genomic region above belongs to Myotis daubentonii chromosome 16, mMyoDau2.1, whole genome shotgun sequence and contains:
- the PIP4K2B gene encoding phosphatidylinositol 5-phosphate 4-kinase type-2 beta isoform X1, with the protein product MSSNCTSTTAVAVAPLSASKTKTKKKHFVCQKVKLFRASEPILSVLMWGVNHTINELSNVPVPVMLMPDDFKAYSKIKVDNHLFNKENLPSRFKFKEYCPMVFRNLRERFGIDDQDYQNSVTRSAPINSDSQGRCGTRFLTTYDRRFVIKTVSSEDVAEMHNILKKYHQFIVECHGNTLLPQFLGMYRLTVDGVETYMVVTRNVFSHRLTVHRKYDLKGSTVAREASDKEKAKDLPTFKDNDFLNEGQKLRVGEESKKNFLEKLKRDVEFLAQLKIMDYSLLVGIHDVDRAEQEEMEVEERAEDEECENDGVSGNLLCSYGTPPDSPGNLLSFPRFFGPGEFDPSVDVYAMKSHESSPKKEVYFMAIIDILTPYDAKKKAAHAAKTVKHGAGAEISTVNPEQYSKRFNEFMSNILT
- the PIP4K2B gene encoding phosphatidylinositol 5-phosphate 4-kinase type-2 beta isoform X2; translation: MLMPDDFKAYSKIKVDNHLFNKENLPSRFKFKEYCPMVFRNLRERFGIDDQDYQNSVTRSAPINSDSQGRCGTRFLTTYDRRFVIKTVSSEDVAEMHNILKKYHQFIVECHGNTLLPQFLGMYRLTVDGVETYMVVTRNVFSHRLTVHRKYDLKGSTVAREASDKEKAKDLPTFKDNDFLNEGQKLRVGEESKKNFLEKLKRDVEFLAQLKIMDYSLLVGIHDVDRAEQEEMEVEERAEDEECENDGVSGNLLCSYGTPPDSPGNLLSFPRFFGPGEFDPSVDVYAMKSHESSPKKEVYFMAIIDILTPYDAKKKAAHAAKTVKHGAGAEISTVNPEQYSKRFNEFMSNILT